In Mycteria americana isolate JAX WOST 10 ecotype Jacksonville Zoo and Gardens chromosome 3, USCA_MyAme_1.0, whole genome shotgun sequence, a single genomic region encodes these proteins:
- the SDC1 gene encoding syndecan-1: MINVVAVWLVALCFQAAVPQTTNLNLPPEDLDSSGDDDDAFSGSGAGPLTDQSHTWRIPGEPTNSSLLATPMDFNEQPFPGIESRTEKELVSPSATSNVVTEEPVVSVKDEVPILGSPDEKPTNDVVTTTVRSPTTHFPSVVHVTPSEASGTVHELEPKIPSSDVPDTRDVPEPHSTIPHEGDITATPTTTAPKDVVPTHEEVFEDGSGDPGDFILTKDEDLVPTRNSEVLADSGRNAKAAGASGIMDRKEVLGGVIAGGLVGLVFAVFLVAFMLYRMKKKDEGSYSLDEPKQSNGGYQKPHKQEEFYA; encoded by the exons ATGATAAACGTGGTGGCCGTGTGGCTGGTGGCCCTTTGCTTCCAGGCTGCTGTCCCG CAAACTACAAATCTTAACCTTCCTCCTGAAGATCTTGATTCATCTGGTGATGATGACGATGCGTTCTCAGGTTCAGGTGCAG gtcCCCTGACTGACCAGTCTCACACCTGGAGAATCCCAGGAGAACCGACTAATTCCTCATTACTGGCAACACCAATGGATTTCAACGAACAGCCATTTCCCGGGATTGAGAGCCGAACTGAAAAGGAATTAGTATCTCCTTCTGCAACTAGTAATGTAGTGACAGAGGAGCCAGTTGTATCTGTGAAGGATGAAGTACCCATCCTGGGCTCACCTGATGAGAAACCAACAAATGATGTGGTTACAACAACAGTCAGAAGCCCCACTACTCACTTTCCTTCAGTGGTTCATGTAACTCCTTCAGAAGCCTCAGGCACAGTCCATGAGCTCGAACCTAAAATCCCTAGCTCTGATGTGCCAGACACTAGAGACGTGCCTGAGCCCCACTCTACCATCCCTCATGAGGGAGACATCACTGCCACCCCCACGACGACAGCTCCAAAGGATGTTGTTCCTACACATGAGGAGGTTTTTGAAGATGGCTCTGGAGACCCG GGAGACTTCATTTTGACTAAAGATGAGGATTTGGTCCCCACCCGGAACTCAGAAGTACTGGCTGACTCTGGGAGGAATGCCAAAGCAGCAGGAGCCTCGGGAATTATGGACAGAAAAGAAGTTCTTGGAG gTGTTATTGCTGGAGGACTAGTAGGCTTGGTGTTTGCAGTGTTTCTAGTTGCATTTATGCTgtacagaatgaagaaaaaagacgAAGGCAGCTATTCACTGGATGAACCAAAACAGTCTAACGGAGGAtaccaaaaaccacacaaacaagaGGAATTCTATGCATAA